Part of the Xiphophorus couchianus chromosome 2, X_couchianus-1.0, whole genome shotgun sequence genome, CGTAgatagaaacaataaaataaaatagtaaatttaCACcagaaactctgaaattttgagattaatctcagacatttttggggaaaaaagataaaaaaacaatctggaCATTTCTCggtggaaatgtttttacttttttttctagaaatataagatttttcaaactcagaaatctccatgtttttgttttctagaaaatttctgagatttttggcagaaatataTACTTCTCTTTCTTGTCTTTCCTATCAAGGCAATTCTACCAAACACTAAGAAAATGTGTGTAACCTTCTGATgttgaagacattaataaaacCTCTGGCACATTTTCTCTCACTGTTGTggcatttagaaaaaataagtgATTCTAGTAACTGTGAATGACCTAATATAAGAGACATCTGGccttatttaaattcaaatggtgagaaaaaacatttattgttttgttttttgttttcattttttcattcgTTGTACGTAAAGCTCTGGTCTCAAATGCCAATAATGTATCAGGCCAATCTTTGATGGTCTTTTATAGCTTTTGATGGTCTTTTATAGTAATGGTTCATAAGCTCTAAGGTGCTAAAGATCAAAGGGAATTGTGgtgattaaaataagaaaagttaGAAAAGTCAATTTCCTGTTTTCCAATGCTATGCCAAATTACTCAAAACATTCTCAGATGACCAACCTTATGTCTGGGgctgctcttttcttttcatgccgttacataaatacttttttgcgGGGGaataaaaatctcattaagTATAACAAAACAGACGTTACTTTGTAGGCTGTAatcctgtaaaataaaatggtttttgAGGTCCAATAAAGGTTGGTTGCATGCAGAATGATTATTAGAGACagatacaaaattaaaaataatgataatagtaaaactgaagaaaaagcaataataataataatccacgGTCTAATGGATTCCCGCTATGCCTTCAGCTGGACCCAAACGGTCGGCGCTCAGCTGTCTTACCGTATGCGTTTCCGTTGACGTTGGTTCCGATTAGCTCCAGCGTTTGGTCCTGGAGGTCTGCCAGTGGGAGCGCTGTGATCTCCAGCAGGTCGTCGTCGTTGCAGCCGGGCTTCAGAACCAGAGCCACCCCGAGCTCGTAATCCACCACGGAGGAGTGCCAGCAGTACTGCTTGTTGCTCTTCTGCACCGGGACCCAGCCTGCAGTTTCACCATCAACAGCCATCTTTGTCGAAACTCGGCAGCAACGTGTTCGGCCGTTTCCTAACTGTCCCACGATGACCTCAGACGCTCAAAGTGCTAACTGAGGCCGGTACGGTTGGTCTTAAATGTGGATAATCTCTCTCTTAGCAGAACAATATACTTCAAATAGTCAGGAAATGACTTTAGAAACCCTTCCTAGATTGACAGGCATCAACAATTGCTGATGTCTTGCCTTGCTTTGGCGATGTGTTAATGCTTCAAACCGTCAAACTGCCAAAATCCTTTAACAGAGCAGGTCACACTTAGTGAAAAATCTACTATTTAGTTCTGTTACTTTCCTTCTGAAACACAATAAAGCTGCAATATGCAACGtttataaaaatgatattttttacatatttgttaaaaaatatggcacagataatctgtgaaaatgttgcACTCCTCCAACTCCTCTCTGTGCTGccattgctgtctgaagaaatgcagcGCTCCcgacaaccaatcagagccaggaggcggatCTTAGTGCTATCAATCAACCTTCTGATTTGTCATGATAGCAGAACGTAGCAGATACATTCTGCTATCAGAAACTGTAGTGTAGCAGGTAACTTCACGCTGTCAACGAgcctgattgacagcgctatgaccctcctcctgcctctgattggttgttttcagCTTGCACTTTAAAAAGgaagagtttgatttttttttgtcatgacagtttcaaaaaattttgttttttatcaaagttacacactgcagctttaaagcaaTTCAGATTCTAATATCCCACTGTAGTCTCATCAAAGTTGACTAAAAAACGGcagttttgaattaattttcacTTTCTGCTCTCTTGAACTTAAACTACAGAACCATATAAATATCAGATCATTTCTTAGAATATGAGCGAAAAcccttaaattaaaacaagatggtttttttccccctttacgATAGAAGGCATCAGAACCTGGGATGTGTCCGTGCTCGTCAGGAATGGGATGTCCGTTGCTATGTTTGACTCTGTGAGCAGGAATCCACGACTCGGGCACCGTTTTAAAATCTTCCTCCACATTCCAGGAGAAATCTggaagaaaatccaaaatgcTGAGATAAACCTATCAATTAGTCCAACCACTGCAGCGCGGGAAACGTGCACCTAGCTAAAGTGACGGTACCTTTACAGCTTTTGTGAGTGTGTTGGTGCCTCTTGAATCTCTTCTCCGCCTGCTTGTTGGGCTTCCTGTCCAGCCTGGCCCAGAGGTAAGGCTGAcctaataaaaacagacatcaacAGTCAATAAAAAGCCCCTCAAATCACCTTTTATACAGAGATCATTGGGTTTATTAACACAGACAATTCCACAAAGctttaaagtctaaaaaaaaacaacagattttttggGTTTTCCTGAAACAATGAAACTTTAGAGCAGAGGTGTCCAAGCTGTGGCCCAGGAGCCATTTTGCGCGCGTCTGACTTCAGTTTAAGAATGATGCAAATCTGTCCCTCTGCTAAATTTTCTGAGAAAGCGTGACctaaattctgatttttattgatcagaatgagggtccatctgaaaatatgGGGTAGAAGTTCATACgtttcttacttcttcctactccttttcaagCAGGAGtagacaaaagacaaaaaatgtgtcttttgcaGTCCTTGTTCATGTGTGCTATTTTCTACTGCTACCATGTTCGAAATAAATCAATTGTACATtttgctaatagaaaattagctaaATTTCTTCTATCAAAGCAAACCTGCAAAACCCTTTAAACTTTGGATCTAGAATAATTTACAGCAACAAATCTGactatttaatttgtttatggTTGAAtaggtaaaataaatactttttttttttttttgaccctCAAGTCCCTTTGACTTGACACCCCTGATCTGATCTGGAGCTCCATAGACTCAACACTCTGAGACGCACCTTGATAAAGAGCGACGTAGCAGCAGGTGCCATCCAGCTTTTCGGTGGCGAAGGCGCAGTCTACGTTAGCCTCTAGAGCCACAGGGTTCACGGTTTCAGTCGCGACAACCTGAAACTGCTGAAGACGAGACAAAACGGGGAGCATAAAGGATACAGACTGAACCTCCTTAGAAGTTGTTCattccacaaatctgacctCTATGGAAGAATGGAAAGAAAGTCATGACAGTCCcatttaagtaaaatatttagagGAAGACGAGGCTAAAATGTAACTTCTTGGCTACGTGAAACCTCTGTTGATAGACGCTTTCTGTTCAGTCTTCTATTGTTTGACCATATGTGGTACTTACAGGGCATTGACGTCATAAGaatgctgaaaaaaatgcatgccgcacttttaagcatttttatcgTTGTACACTGGAAATACATTGCGGGGCAGGGAGGGAACAATCTAGATCTTTAAAATAAGCGTTTCGCTTTTCTTATAGAAACTCTTTTTACATCCTCCATTCATACAGACAAGTACTCTGAGGTTGTTGGAATCTTTTCGCAGGACGAAAAGGTTCTTTAAGCGACCCGAAGTAAATGAAACGCATCCTGCAAACATTAAGGTACGGCTGCGGAAGAAGACCATTGTAGGTAGAGAGTGCTGcggcctgcagcagcagaatcaATCAGAGGTTGATGATGAAGATGCTGCTGCTCACCTGATGCTCGCGTTTTCTGGACGCTTCTTCCTTCACGTCGGTGAGAAAAACACACGGGATTTTCTGCTGAACGGAGCCCAGGCGCCGCATTGCGACTTCCGGCTTTATTTtcactggaaatgtttttgaattaacctcgaaaacaaacaaacaacaaaaaaaatgtcagcagcTGCTAGTGGGTTAGaatgtgtggatgtgttttTCGACGTGACTCTTCCCGTGTATTCTAAGGGAAGACTCGTTCGCGCCACCGTGTGGCCTGGAGGGAAGTTGCGCAACAATGAATCTGcacttgattcttttttttttttttttgaagtaatttctttttacatggGAGATCAAATTATTTAAGTTCAACTATAAATTGGGTTTATTTTGAGATAAAAGCAGAATCTCAAATGTTGTCAAGacacaaattacaaaacaatgattcaaaaaatatatataaataaaaccaacatgttATCCACATTCAATAGGAAATGCTACTCTAAATGAATAACTTGGTTTTAAAATGGGCCAACCCCTGAGTAAGACTCAGGGTGAGAGTTAACATTTGCAAATCAGATGTGGTCCAAAGTATTACGACTGTTCCAGCATGCATACCGTAGCTATAAAGCTTGACTTCAGCTGGCTATATAACAACAACACATGCTCTTATCAAATGACGAAAGAATCTAATCATTTTAAGACTACAGTTGCCATTAACGATTCATTCTAATTTAGAGAAACCTCATGTGATATTAACTGcccaaactgatttaaattatagtttgatttatgtcttttttttttttattgcaaacatcTGCTGGAATCTTGTCAGTAAAAACTTAATTCCTCACTTGCTAATTTATTTCTGgatcatttaaaactaaattgcCCAAGTTTGCCAACCAACTGGATTTCATCAGAGCGTGACTGTCATTTAAGGTGTCCGTTTGAGTTAGTGTTTATTATGGTTACACTTATCAAGTATTTTATAGAGTTTGTGGTCcatgaattaaagaaaaacaccattTCCATCCCAACAACACAATTCACgtggcagcagctgctgccaaTTTAACACAGAGCtgagtagaaaaaaatatgctttttattatttctttatgtcTTCTTAAAGTAGTTCCTGCAATTTGTCCACCCAagaacaagaatcaaacataTATTGTTGTCATACAGTGCATGGATGAGTTGATAAAATTTGCTAATACTGATGAGGCAGCCAGAAATGCAATAGAATACTTTAAATGGAACCAAGCGCATCtgatggtccagtcaaagttcagagttAAACTCAACTCACCTCCAGTCTGTAAATGTGCACTGAAAATATCCGCAACCAGAAAAATCAACAATCTGGGTAAACAATACAGCATGTTAAATGAACAATGGAGTTGACATGGCGACTGAATGCTGACTACTTTATTGTAGTGTACTGTTGGTTTTCCATTCTGACATATTGTCTACCAGGGAGGCACGATGTATCGGCACTAACGCCGGTATTGGCcgatttgtcatttttaacataGCAGAATTGGTCCGATAAACAAACGTGGGCCAATATAATCTAccgatatttatttccatcttgttgcagTTTGTTTCTGGAAGGGGAGGGAAAgaggttggtcatgtgacagtggcAGTGATGtagcaaaggattgtggggaGTTTAACTGCAGCGCAGACGCAGCTCTGGACTCAGCAggctggttgtttttttataggTATCAAAAGGGTAGTGAGATATATAAGATATTGGTTATCAGCCACAAGAGTAATAATATATCGGATATAAATATcagcccaaattttcatattgtAGTATTCTTAATCTCTACATCTATATATTTAACCATTACTTCAAGGTAAAGAGCAACACAAGCATGGCTGCTTCTTGAATCACTCAACGTCAttagaaaacatcaaaaatattaaaccacGTTGGCAAAAACGGAGTCTAACCAACTCTGGCTGGTCTGCTTCATCAGTGAGAAACGGCTTCTTTCCTGTTGTCCAGTGATTTCCAGGTGGGTTCAGTCTGTTGTGCCTCATCCAGGCCTATGAAAGAAACTAAACCACATCAGCTACTCTGCAGAGTTTGTTTCCGTCCCTGTAttcacacacagtgtgacatcactgCACTTTGTGCTCAGCTCTTCATCATGTTCCGTTGCTGCTCCGTCTTCACTGAGTAGGTACATCTCACTGTGGGAGTTCCTCCACATCTCCGTCTCTACGTCGTCCTTATGGCGCCGGACACACCAGCGGACGACATTCCTTCACCACAGCAGACAGGAAATGCAGATGATTAGTCTCAAAATACACGAACCACTAGAATTTAGAGACTCTGCTGCTTTTATCCATTTATAGTATtggagaaatattttcagagtGGGTTTCATGTATTCACGGATTTTAGTTATTCGAGGGCGGCCATGTTCCCTGACTCCCACGAATACTGGCGGCTCATCACTAGGGATAAtataacaatttttaaaaatggcttgtAACTGAAGAGAACACACAACATTATTATGTGTGCAGTCCCTGTCATACGGTACAGCGTATAGTATGAATTGTTTGACACAACTTCCATTGTTAAATCCCTGGCAACATTTATGAAACTAGTAAACCCAAAGGTCCATCCTGTGTTTCATATAGAAGGATAGACACAAATGACGTGCAGTTTCCCCTATTTGacctgttttgggttttttctaaACTCAAGTGTACAAGGACATGCAACAGATGTCCTGATGCTGAATGTAAAACCCTAGAACTGAAAGAGTCCCTAAGGACAGTTTAGCCAAAGTTTCCTCCTGAAG contains:
- the rlig1 gene encoding RNA ligase 1 isoform X2 gives rise to the protein MRRLGSVQQKIPCVFLTDVKEEASRKREHQFQVVATETVNPVALEANVDCAFATEKLDGTCCYVALYQGQPYLWARLDRKPNKQAEKRFKRHQHTHKSCKDFSWNVEEDFKTVPESWIPAHRVKHSNGHPIPDEHGHIPGWVPVQKSNKQYCWHSSVVDYELGVALVLKPGCNDDDLLEITALPLADLQDQTLELIGTNVNGNAYGLGSKKQPIHCLVPHGSIPVRNPPPVNFQLLRSWFQENCEGRVEGIVWHCNDGTLIKIHRHHLGLRWPDGETRLASRPAVVRLGGASVAYSSSEGLLSWFSPLNGQRFSRLQDVKF
- the rlig1 gene encoding RNA ligase 1 isoform X1, which encodes MRRLGSVQQKIPCVFLTDVKEEASRKREHQQFQVVATETVNPVALEANVDCAFATEKLDGTCCYVALYQGQPYLWARLDRKPNKQAEKRFKRHQHTHKSCKDFSWNVEEDFKTVPESWIPAHRVKHSNGHPIPDEHGHIPGWVPVQKSNKQYCWHSSVVDYELGVALVLKPGCNDDDLLEITALPLADLQDQTLELIGTNVNGNAYGLGSKKQPIHCLVPHGSIPVRNPPPVNFQLLRSWFQENCEGRVEGIVWHCNDGTLIKIHRHHLGLRWPDGETRLASRPAVVRLGGASVAYSSSEGLLSWFSPLNGQRFSRLQDVKF